A section of the Bryobacteraceae bacterium genome encodes:
- a CDS encoding protease — MSPISAPQHPAGRVPGIAGSVRMFGVPVRFHFTFWLMVIWLIVMTAGGRQSWVGAALFVFGLFASILLHEAGHAVMARRYGIGTLEIVMLPVGGLARLERQPRAGEEFWVAFAGPLVNFLLGLALLAATSWQGGRVAVEHWQDATDGNIVSRLAVANLVLALFNLLPAFPMDGGRVLRSLLAEKRPLDEATRITARIGIGVAALMALFGLLQGNFLLLFVALFIYIGAMQESIAVTAQALMAGARVRDAMVTDFRTLSHGDTIRDAAEMLLATSQQDFPVLAGPRVTGLLSRSHLLRALAAEGPDGYVASAMDRDFVRLDPEMDLAEAAGALAGSSCGLVFEQDRLVGMLTAENLSEFLILRKLRADRMSAKQEAARRDA, encoded by the coding sequence ATGAGCCCGATCTCCGCGCCGCAACACCCGGCCGGGCGCGTGCCCGGAATCGCCGGCTCCGTGCGCATGTTCGGCGTGCCCGTCCGCTTCCACTTCACCTTCTGGCTCATGGTGATCTGGCTCATCGTGATGACCGCCGGCGGCAGACAGTCCTGGGTCGGCGCGGCGCTGTTCGTCTTTGGACTGTTCGCCTCCATCCTGCTGCATGAAGCCGGCCACGCGGTGATGGCCCGCCGTTATGGCATCGGCACGCTGGAGATCGTCATGCTTCCCGTGGGCGGGCTGGCACGTCTGGAACGGCAGCCGCGCGCCGGCGAAGAATTCTGGGTCGCCTTCGCCGGCCCGCTGGTGAACTTCCTGCTGGGACTTGCGCTGCTGGCCGCCACCTCATGGCAGGGCGGGCGCGTGGCCGTGGAGCATTGGCAGGACGCCACCGATGGCAATATCGTCAGCCGCCTGGCCGTCGCCAACCTCGTGCTGGCGCTGTTCAATCTGCTGCCGGCGTTTCCCATGGACGGAGGGCGCGTCCTCCGCTCGCTGCTCGCCGAGAAGCGGCCCCTCGACGAGGCCACCCGCATCACCGCGCGCATCGGCATCGGCGTGGCCGCGCTGATGGCGCTGTTCGGCCTCCTTCAGGGGAATTTCCTGCTGCTGTTCGTGGCGCTGTTCATTTACATCGGGGCAATGCAGGAATCGATCGCCGTCACCGCGCAGGCGCTGATGGCAGGAGCGCGGGTCCGCGATGCCATGGTCACCGATTTCCGCACTCTCAGCCACGGCGACACGATCCGCGATGCCGCAGAAATGCTGCTGGCCACCTCGCAACAGGACTTTCCGGTATTGGCTGGACCGCGCGTCACCGGGCTGTTGAGCCGCAGTCACCTGCTGCGCGCTTTGGCCGCAGAGGGCCCGGACGGTTACGTGGCCTCAGCCATGGACCGCGATTTTGTGCGGCTGGATCCGGAAATGGATCTTGCCGAAGCGGCCGGGGCCCTGGCCGGCTCGAGTTGCGGACTGGTGTTTGAGCAGGACCGGCTTGTTGGAATGCTGACCGCGGAAAACCTCTCCGAGTTCCTGATCTTGCGCAAGCTGCGCGCAGACCGCATGTCGGCGAAGCAGGAGGCGGCAAGAAGAGATGCCTGA
- the uxaC gene encoding uronate isomerase → MAFIHEDFLLATPPARRLYHDYARDEPILDYHCHLPPKDVAENRRFANLFEIWLEGDHYKWRAMRANGIPEKYITGDASPKEKYLAWARTVPNTLRNPLYHWTHLELKRYFGIDELLDEKNAERIWDQANALLAGESLRAWGILEKFRVRAVCTTDDPADDLRWHRQIAASGLKTKVFPTYRPDRAFLVDRPEQFNSWLGRLAAAANIDIADFQSFLDALKKRHDAFHEMGCRLSDHGLNACFATPCSQEKASEIFEKARAFIPVSPEDREQFASFLMLFFGRLDAEKGWTKQLHLMARRNNNTRRFRELGPDTGFDSIGDWPQMDALGAYMDMLESEGALPKMILYNLNPAWNYAFATMIGNFQDGTIPGKIQFGSGWWFLDQKEGMEWQINALSNCGLLAHFVGMLTDSRSFMSYPRHEYFRRTLCNLLGEDMEKGLLPADFDFVGGLVRRICYANAERYFGLPL, encoded by the coding sequence ATGGCATTCATCCACGAAGACTTCCTGCTGGCTACACCGCCCGCGCGGCGGCTCTATCATGACTACGCCCGCGACGAACCCATCCTCGACTACCACTGCCACCTGCCGCCGAAGGACGTGGCCGAGAATCGCCGCTTCGCCAATCTGTTCGAGATCTGGCTGGAGGGAGACCATTATAAGTGGCGCGCCATGCGCGCCAACGGCATTCCCGAAAAGTACATTACCGGGGACGCTTCGCCAAAGGAAAAATATCTCGCCTGGGCGCGCACCGTGCCCAACACGCTGCGCAACCCCCTCTACCACTGGACGCACCTCGAGCTGAAACGCTATTTCGGCATCGACGAACTGCTGGACGAAAAGAATGCCGAACGCATCTGGGACCAGGCCAATGCGCTGCTGGCTGGCGAGAGCCTGCGCGCGTGGGGCATCCTTGAGAAGTTCAGGGTACGGGCCGTTTGCACCACCGATGATCCGGCCGACGATCTGCGCTGGCACCGCCAGATCGCCGCCTCCGGGCTGAAGACGAAAGTCTTCCCGACGTACCGCCCGGACCGCGCTTTTCTGGTGGACCGCCCGGAGCAGTTCAACTCCTGGCTCGGGCGGCTGGCGGCCGCGGCCAACATCGACATCGCCGACTTCCAGAGCTTTTTGGATGCCCTGAAAAAACGTCACGACGCGTTTCACGAAATGGGCTGCCGTCTGAGCGACCACGGGCTGAACGCCTGCTTCGCCACTCCGTGCTCGCAGGAAAAAGCATCAGAAATTTTTGAAAAAGCGCGTGCTTTCATCCCGGTTTCACCCGAAGACCGGGAGCAGTTTGCCTCTTTCCTGATGCTGTTTTTCGGCCGCCTGGACGCGGAAAAAGGCTGGACAAAACAGCTTCACCTCATGGCGCGGCGTAACAACAATACGCGCCGCTTCCGCGAGCTGGGGCCGGACACAGGCTTCGACTCGATCGGCGACTGGCCGCAGATGGACGCGCTCGGCGCTTACATGGACATGCTGGAAAGCGAAGGCGCGCTGCCGAAAATGATCCTCTACAATCTGAACCCGGCCTGGAATTACGCTTTTGCAACGATGATCGGCAATTTCCAGGACGGCACGATTCCGGGCAAGATCCAGTTCGGCAGCGGCTGGTGGTTTCTGGACCAGAAAGAGGGCATGGAGTGGCAGATCAACGCCCTGTCCAACTGCGGCCTGCTGGCGCATTTCGTCGGCATGCTTACCGATTCGCGCAGCTTCATGTCCTACCCGCGGCATGAATATTTCCGGCGGACCCTTTGCAACCTGCTGGGCGAGGACATGGAGAAGGGGCTGCTGCCGGCGGACTTCGACTTCGTCGGCGGCCTCGTGCGGCGGATCTGCTACGCGAACGCCGAGCGTTACTTCGGGCTGCCTCTCTGA
- a CDS encoding selenocysteine synthase → MIFGRRPFLGALGSLPLFGRAGLAAPRRRDVISELGVRTFINAAGTYTMLTASLMPGEVLDAMREASKHYVNLNELQDAVGRRIAELLGCEAAMVTSGAAGALTVGTAACITGKDPDKIRRIPDLTGMKSEVIIQKSHRYGYDHAVRAVGIRMVEVETAEDFERAVNEKTAMALFFNDADPRGRIRIEEFVRLCRKHGIPSFNDAAADVPPVENLSKYTKMGFDLVTFSGGKGIRGPQSAGLLLGRKDLIEAARLNTSPYSDSIARGMKVNKEEMVGMLVALELYLNKDHAAEAREWDRRVEVIAREAKKVKSVTTDVVVPPIANHTPHLHIRWDQSVVKITPPEVMKMLREGRPSIEACPMTNREALVFTVWMMQKGDAEIVARRVREILSSAVKGTA, encoded by the coding sequence ATGATCTTTGGGAGAAGACCGTTCCTCGGCGCCCTGGGCAGCCTGCCGCTGTTCGGCAGGGCGGGCCTGGCCGCTCCGCGCCGCCGCGATGTCATCAGCGAGCTCGGCGTCCGCACCTTCATCAACGCCGCCGGCACGTACACGATGCTGACCGCATCGCTGATGCCGGGCGAAGTGCTGGATGCGATGCGCGAGGCGTCGAAGCACTACGTCAACCTGAATGAGCTTCAGGATGCCGTCGGCCGCCGCATCGCCGAGCTGCTCGGGTGCGAGGCGGCGATGGTCACCTCGGGCGCGGCCGGAGCGCTGACGGTGGGCACGGCGGCGTGCATCACCGGCAAGGATCCGGACAAGATCCGCCGCATTCCCGACCTGACGGGAATGAAGAGCGAGGTGATCATCCAGAAATCGCACCGCTACGGTTACGACCATGCCGTGCGCGCCGTCGGCATCCGCATGGTGGAGGTGGAGACGGCGGAAGACTTCGAGCGCGCCGTGAACGAGAAGACGGCGATGGCGCTGTTTTTCAACGATGCAGACCCGCGCGGCCGCATCCGGATCGAAGAATTCGTCCGCCTCTGCCGCAAACACGGGATCCCGAGCTTCAATGACGCCGCCGCCGACGTGCCCCCGGTGGAGAACCTGTCGAAGTACACGAAGATGGGCTTCGACCTGGTCACCTTCAGCGGCGGCAAGGGCATCCGCGGGCCGCAGAGCGCCGGCCTGCTGCTGGGCAGGAAGGATCTGATCGAAGCGGCGCGGCTCAACACGTCCCCCTACAGCGACTCGATCGCGCGCGGCATGAAAGTGAACAAGGAAGAGATGGTGGGGATGCTGGTGGCGCTGGAACTCTACCTGAACAAGGACCACGCCGCCGAGGCGCGTGAGTGGGACCGCCGCGTGGAGGTGATCGCGCGCGAGGCAAAGAAGGTGAAGTCGGTGACCACCGACGTCGTGGTGCCGCCGATCGCGAACCACACGCCGCACCTGCACATCCGCTGGGATCAGAGCGTGGTGAAGATCACGCCGCCGGAGGTGATGAAGATGTTGCGCGAGGGGCGGCCCTCCATCGAAGCCTGCCCGATGACAAACCGCGAGGCCCTCGTCTTCACCGTCTGGATGATGCAGAAGGGCGACGCCGAGATCGTGGCGCGCCGTGTGCGGGAGATCCTGTCGAGCGCGGTGAAAGGCACCGCCTGA
- a CDS encoding N-acetyltransferase — translation MIEVRRARLEEAPVLIELILGLAEYEKLTPPDEEAQRRLVRDIFGPQPRLEAWLAFVDGAPAGYALTLETYSSFLALPTLYLEDIFVRPEFRGRGAGAAMFRRLVEEARRRGCGRMEWVVLDWNRPALEFYERFGAQRLSDWITMRLTQTDFDRILKE, via the coding sequence ATGATCGAAGTGCGCCGCGCGCGCCTGGAAGAGGCGCCGGTCCTGATTGAACTGATCCTTGGACTCGCCGAGTACGAGAAGCTGACGCCCCCTGATGAGGAGGCGCAGCGGAGGCTGGTGCGCGACATCTTCGGCCCGCAGCCGCGGCTTGAGGCCTGGCTGGCGTTCGTCGATGGCGCGCCGGCCGGATACGCGCTGACGTTGGAGACTTATTCGAGCTTCCTCGCCCTGCCGACGCTGTACCTCGAGGACATCTTCGTCAGGCCGGAGTTCCGGGGCCGCGGCGCCGGCGCGGCGATGTTCCGCCGGCTGGTGGAAGAAGCCCGCCGCCGCGGTTGCGGCCGCATGGAATGGGTGGTGCTTGACTGGAACCGCCCGGCGCTCGAATTCTACGAGCGCTTCGGCGCGCAGCGCCTCAGCGACTGGATCACCATGCGTCTCACGCAGACAGACTTCGACCGCATTTTGAAAGAGTAG
- a CDS encoding RNA-splicing ligase RtcB, producing MQIERIDDVRFRIPKGVRHGMRTDVLFYAIDAIHEQVQKDRSLEQAMNVACLPGIVGPSLAMPDIHQGYGFPIGGVAAMDWDSGVVSPGGVGYDINCGVRLIRTNLEKEEVRLRLKELVDQVFRDVPCGVGGKGHLEISEKQLNQILEQGAEWMVEHGYGEPSDIEHCEERGRLAGADAGEVSARAKERGRPQIGTLGSGNHFLEIQFVQRVHDAEAARCYGLEEGQVVVLIHSGSRGLGHQVCTDFLAQMGAAMKKYGITLPDRQLACVPIQSPEGQAYLKAMRAAANFAWANRQAMLHFVRGSFQKVFGKHVRLGLIYDVCHNIAKREKYEYNGRTVDVLVHRKGATRAFPPGHPEIPADYRSVGQPVLIPGSMGTASWVLAGCEGAMRESFGSVCHGAGRVLSRHAAKHGRDARAVQRELEERGILVRSETRDGIIEEVPEAYKDVDEVIETVHRAGLARKVARLRPMGVIKG from the coding sequence ATGCAGATCGAACGGATTGACGACGTCCGGTTCAGGATTCCCAAGGGCGTGCGCCACGGCATGCGCACCGATGTGCTGTTCTATGCCATTGACGCGATCCACGAACAGGTGCAGAAGGACCGTTCGCTCGAGCAGGCGATGAACGTCGCCTGCCTGCCTGGCATCGTCGGCCCTTCGCTGGCGATGCCGGACATTCACCAGGGGTACGGGTTCCCTATCGGGGGCGTGGCCGCGATGGACTGGGACAGCGGTGTGGTCAGCCCGGGCGGCGTGGGCTATGACATCAACTGCGGCGTGCGGCTGATCCGCACGAACCTGGAGAAGGAGGAGGTCCGCTTGCGCCTGAAGGAGCTGGTGGACCAGGTGTTCCGGGACGTCCCCTGCGGCGTCGGCGGCAAGGGCCATCTCGAAATCAGCGAAAAGCAGCTCAACCAGATCCTCGAGCAGGGCGCGGAGTGGATGGTGGAGCACGGCTATGGCGAGCCCTCCGACATCGAGCATTGCGAGGAGCGCGGCCGCCTGGCCGGCGCCGATGCCGGCGAAGTGAGCGCGCGCGCCAAAGAGCGCGGCCGCCCGCAGATCGGCACGCTTGGCAGCGGCAACCACTTCCTGGAGATCCAGTTCGTCCAGCGCGTGCATGACGCGGAGGCGGCCCGCTGCTACGGGCTGGAGGAAGGGCAGGTGGTGGTGCTGATCCACAGCGGATCGCGCGGGCTGGGCCACCAGGTATGCACGGACTTCCTGGCGCAGATGGGCGCGGCGATGAAGAAGTACGGCATCACGCTGCCGGACCGGCAACTGGCCTGCGTGCCCATCCAGAGCCCGGAGGGACAGGCGTATCTGAAGGCGATGCGGGCCGCGGCGAACTTCGCCTGGGCCAACCGCCAGGCGATGCTGCATTTTGTCCGCGGCTCCTTTCAGAAGGTGTTTGGCAAACACGTCCGGCTGGGTCTCATCTATGACGTCTGCCACAACATTGCCAAGCGCGAGAAGTACGAATACAACGGGCGCACCGTGGACGTGCTGGTCCACCGCAAGGGCGCGACGCGCGCCTTTCCGCCGGGCCACCCGGAGATTCCTGCCGACTATCGCAGCGTGGGCCAGCCGGTGCTGATTCCCGGCAGCATGGGGACCGCGTCGTGGGTATTGGCCGGCTGCGAGGGGGCGATGCGGGAGAGCTTCGGCAGCGTGTGCCACGGGGCCGGGCGCGTGCTCAGCCGGCACGCGGCCAAGCACGGCCGCGACGCGCGCGCGGTGCAGCGGGAACTGGAAGAGCGCGGCATTCTGGTTCGCAGTGAAACGCGCGACGGCATCATCGAAGAGGTGCCCGAGGCCTACAAGGACGTCGATGAGGTCATCGAGACGGTGCACCGAGCAGGGCTGGCCCGCAAGGTGGCGCGGCTGCGCCCGATGGGCGTCATCAAGGGCTGA
- a CDS encoding oxidoreductase, which translates to MPDHDVIVVGAGLAGLACARVLARAGLDVLVLEGSDGLGGRVRTDVVDGFRLDRGFQVLLTAYPEAQAALDYAALRLHAFAPGALVRYHGRFYHLGDPWRDRAAAWPALLSPVARWSDLWRIYRLRRQLLRKTEEEIFTSPETTVAARLRELGFSRRLIEYFFRPWIGGAMLDTSLNGSSRMFEFLFRMFALGDAAVPAEGMGAISAQLASALPPERIRLHAHVEAVEQGAVRLAGGERMTARAVVVAADGHAAAELLRIGAVAWRSVWCFYFAAKEPPIDEPLLVVSGGGRGPITNLAVMSNVAPNYAPAGEHLISASVVGWDMRDAESILSSVRAQLKRWFGLVAEEWRPLRHYHIEHALPVVHPLERLREPEIAPGLFVCGDWRATPSIQGALESGRLAGEAALRAIRAGCAA; encoded by the coding sequence ATGCCTGATCACGACGTCATCGTTGTTGGAGCGGGGCTGGCCGGCCTGGCCTGCGCCCGCGTGCTGGCCCGCGCCGGCCTGGACGTTCTGGTGCTCGAGGGCTCCGACGGCCTCGGCGGACGCGTCCGCACCGACGTTGTGGACGGGTTCCGGCTCGACCGCGGCTTTCAGGTCCTGCTGACCGCCTATCCTGAGGCGCAGGCAGCGCTCGACTACGCCGCCCTGCGCCTGCACGCCTTCGCCCCCGGGGCCCTGGTGCGCTATCACGGCAGGTTCTATCACCTGGGAGATCCCTGGCGGGACCGCGCCGCCGCCTGGCCGGCCCTGCTTTCGCCGGTGGCGCGCTGGAGCGACCTCTGGCGCATCTACCGCCTGCGCCGGCAGTTGCTCCGCAAAACCGAGGAAGAGATCTTTACCTCCCCGGAAACCACCGTGGCGGCGCGGCTCCGGGAGCTCGGATTTTCCCGCCGTCTGATCGAGTATTTCTTCCGGCCGTGGATCGGCGGCGCAATGCTGGACACGTCACTGAATGGCAGCTCGAGGATGTTCGAGTTCCTTTTCCGGATGTTCGCGCTCGGTGACGCCGCCGTTCCGGCCGAAGGCATGGGAGCCATTTCCGCGCAACTGGCATCCGCGCTGCCTCCGGAGCGCATCCGCTTGCACGCGCATGTCGAGGCCGTGGAGCAGGGCGCCGTGCGGCTGGCAGGCGGAGAAAGGATGACGGCGCGCGCCGTCGTGGTCGCCGCCGACGGCCACGCAGCCGCCGAACTGCTTCGGATCGGCGCCGTCGCGTGGAGGTCCGTCTGGTGCTTCTATTTCGCAGCGAAGGAGCCGCCCATCGACGAGCCGCTGCTCGTCGTCAGCGGGGGCGGCCGCGGCCCCATCACCAACCTCGCAGTGATGAGCAACGTGGCGCCCAATTATGCGCCCGCCGGTGAGCACCTCATCTCGGCCAGTGTCGTCGGCTGGGACATGCGCGACGCCGAAAGCATCCTTTCCAGCGTCCGCGCACAACTGAAGCGCTGGTTTGGACTCGTCGCCGAAGAATGGCGCCCGCTGCGGCACTACCACATCGAACATGCCCTCCCCGTCGTGCATCCGCTCGAACGCCTCCGCGAGCCGGAAATTGCGCCCGGCCTGTTTGTCTGCGGCGACTGGCGCGCAACACCGTCCATCCAGGGCGCGCTGGAAAGCGGCCGCCTGGCCGGCGAAGCGGCCCTGCGGGCGATCCGCGCCGGATGCGCCGCCTGA
- the lacZ gene encoding beta-galactosidase LacZ, translated as MRLQALWIAMALPALAQVPRFPTIYYGAAYYHEYMPEERLDKDVELMKKAGLTVVRIGESTWSSWEPRDGQFEYGYIDRVVEAMHRAGIKVILGTPTYSIPPWLYYKHPEILATRFEGRKATYGIRQNMDIAHPAYRYYCERIIRNIISRYRDHPAVIGYQIDNETSHYDAAGPLVQKNFVEYLKRKYGGVDFLNRAWGFVYWGQLVQDWDEFPPRDGILNPGYKLEWERFQRERVTDFLAWQAKIVNEYKRKDQFITHDFSGGAHTDIDQWAIARHLDIAAANPYYDVQDRLDGHSATFTGDVARSLKMANFLVTETNAQTIGWDSKGQFPPYDGQLRLNAYSLIADGANMVSYWHWHSLHYGQETYWKGILSHDLQPNRVYEEFSRTAAELKRVGPLLANLERRNQVAILFSIDSFHGIQFMPFSDRVNYQSFVQQFHRTLYKLNVGVDFVTPESDWSRYRVLLVPPLYVASDADLEKIVAFVRDGGHVIVTLKSGFTNEFDTVRHAMMPGPLRPAAGFRYQEFSTLRQPLPLRGDPFQAGEDNRVSEWAEMLILEGAEALAWYDHPFIGRYPAITRNQFGKGTFTYEGTVLTDALQRAVVLDVLTRAGLTGPDQKLPAPVRVKHGTAAGRKLHFYFNYSSSEQTLPYNYGAAEEVLTGKKAATGESIRLEPWGVAIFREG; from the coding sequence ATGCGCTTGCAGGCCCTCTGGATCGCGATGGCTTTGCCGGCACTGGCTCAGGTGCCGCGGTTTCCGACCATCTATTACGGCGCCGCCTACTACCACGAATACATGCCCGAGGAACGGCTCGACAAGGACGTGGAGCTGATGAAGAAGGCCGGGCTTACGGTCGTACGCATCGGCGAGTCCACGTGGTCGAGCTGGGAGCCCCGCGACGGGCAGTTCGAATACGGCTACATCGACCGCGTGGTGGAAGCGATGCACAGGGCGGGCATCAAGGTGATCCTTGGCACGCCGACTTATTCGATTCCGCCCTGGCTCTACTACAAGCACCCGGAGATTCTCGCCACCCGCTTCGAGGGACGGAAGGCCACCTATGGGATCCGGCAGAACATGGATATCGCTCACCCCGCCTACCGCTACTACTGCGAGCGCATCATCCGTAACATCATCTCCCGTTACAGGGACCATCCGGCGGTGATTGGTTACCAGATCGACAATGAAACCTCCCACTACGACGCCGCCGGGCCGCTCGTGCAGAAAAATTTCGTCGAGTATCTCAAAAGGAAATACGGAGGCGTCGACTTCCTGAACCGCGCCTGGGGCTTCGTTTACTGGGGCCAGCTCGTCCAGGACTGGGACGAGTTTCCTCCCCGCGATGGGATTCTCAATCCCGGTTACAAACTCGAATGGGAGAGATTTCAGCGGGAAAGAGTGACAGATTTTCTTGCCTGGCAGGCAAAAATCGTCAACGAATACAAGCGAAAAGACCAGTTTATTACGCACGATTTTTCCGGCGGTGCGCACACCGACATCGACCAGTGGGCGATCGCCCGCCACCTGGACATCGCCGCAGCGAACCCGTATTACGACGTGCAGGACAGGCTCGACGGCCACTCGGCCACATTCACGGGCGACGTCGCCCGCTCCCTGAAGATGGCCAATTTCCTCGTCACCGAAACCAACGCCCAGACGATCGGTTGGGACTCGAAGGGTCAGTTCCCGCCCTACGACGGACAGCTCCGGCTGAACGCCTACAGCCTCATCGCCGACGGGGCCAACATGGTCTCCTACTGGCACTGGCACTCCCTCCACTACGGCCAGGAGACTTACTGGAAGGGGATCCTCTCCCACGACCTTCAGCCCAACCGCGTTTACGAAGAGTTTTCGCGCACCGCGGCCGAGCTGAAACGGGTGGGTCCGCTGCTGGCCAATCTCGAGCGGCGCAACCAGGTGGCCATTCTGTTCAGCATCGACAGTTTTCACGGCATCCAGTTCATGCCTTTCAGCGACCGCGTCAACTACCAGTCCTTTGTTCAGCAGTTCCACCGGACGCTCTATAAGCTCAACGTCGGCGTGGATTTCGTGACGCCCGAATCAGACTGGTCGCGCTACCGCGTGCTCCTGGTTCCGCCGCTGTATGTCGCCTCCGACGCCGACCTGGAAAAGATCGTCGCCTTTGTCCGCGACGGCGGCCACGTCATTGTCACGCTGAAGAGCGGCTTCACCAATGAATTCGATACGGTGCGCCACGCCATGATGCCCGGCCCGCTGCGGCCGGCCGCCGGCTTCCGCTACCAGGAGTTCTCTACGCTGCGTCAGCCGCTGCCGCTCCGCGGCGACCCGTTCCAGGCGGGCGAGGACAACCGCGTTTCCGAGTGGGCCGAGATGCTGATCCTGGAGGGCGCGGAGGCACTCGCCTGGTATGACCACCCGTTCATCGGCCGCTATCCGGCCATCACCCGGAACCAGTTCGGCAAAGGCACGTTCACCTATGAAGGCACGGTGCTGACCGACGCCCTCCAGCGTGCGGTCGTGCTCGACGTGCTCACCCGCGCCGGCCTCACCGGCCCGGACCAGAAACTGCCCGCGCCGGTGCGTGTCAAACATGGCACGGCGGCGGGCCGGAAGCTGCACTTCTATTTCAACTATTCGTCCTCTGAGCAGACATTGCCGTACAACTACGGCGCGGCCGAAGAAGTATTGACTGGGAAGAAGGCGGCCACGGGAGAATCCATCCGGCTCGAACCCTGGGGTGTGGCGATCTTCCGGGAGGGCTGA
- a CDS encoding archease, producing the protein MADFELLEHTADTGFRVRAGTLEELFIRAAEALTAVALDPTQARPLESRALSTSGETLEDRFVNWLNEVLWLLDGEHWVPAAFEDLRFDGDTVSALARGEPRDEARHRPRIVVKAVTFHQLAIRKQNGMWEAEVFLDI; encoded by the coding sequence GTGGCAGACTTTGAACTGCTGGAACATACGGCGGACACGGGCTTCCGGGTCCGTGCCGGCACGCTCGAAGAGCTCTTCATCCGGGCCGCCGAAGCGCTGACGGCGGTCGCTCTCGACCCGACGCAGGCGCGGCCGCTGGAGAGCCGCGCACTCAGCACATCCGGCGAGACGCTGGAAGACCGCTTCGTCAACTGGCTGAACGAGGTTCTCTGGCTGCTGGACGGCGAGCACTGGGTGCCGGCAGCGTTTGAAGACCTCCGCTTCGACGGCGACACGGTCAGCGCCCTGGCCAGGGGCGAGCCGCGTGACGAAGCGCGCCACCGGCCGCGGATCGTGGTCAAGGCGGTCACCTTCCATCAGCTCGCCATCCGGAAGCAAAATGGCATGTGGGAGGCCGAGGTTTTCCTCGACATCTGA
- a CDS encoding aminobenzoyl-glutamate utilization protein B → MMNVMLRRTFLGCTGAAAAWGWQEGRTAELKQAAAEMVEGRRKLTQEMVDSIFSFSELGYQEFETSNYVTGILEKHGFRVTRGVAGMPTAWVAEWGQGTPVIGFMADIDGLPETSQTPGVAYHKPLVEGGPGHGEGHNAGQAVNVTAALVVQELMKRHGLRGTLRVYPGVAEELVGSRTYMVNAGLFRDLDVMLSSHIAAEFGTNYGPVGTGLVSVEYTFRGRSAHSAGSPWAGRSALDAVELMNVGWNYRREHLRPEHRSHYVITQGGDQPNVVPPVAKVWYYFREWEYERIRELHEIGSRIARAAAMMTDTEVSERTLGAAWPGHFNKPLAEALYANIRRVGMPQWSEADQMLARAAQRELQVKEEGLKTDVAELRPPDPSRRSYGSDDIAEVGWNVPTVVLRFPGNIPGMIAHHWSSGISMATPIAHKGATAGAKAHAMTALDLLLNPDLVAAAKQYFAEQTKERKWQPLIPPEQKPPVEMNRDKMERFRPQLQKLYYNPARHATYLEQLGVEYPTVKKP, encoded by the coding sequence ATGATGAACGTCATGCTGAGAAGAACCTTTCTGGGATGCACGGGCGCCGCGGCGGCCTGGGGCTGGCAGGAGGGGCGGACCGCAGAGCTCAAGCAGGCGGCGGCGGAGATGGTGGAGGGGCGCCGCAAGCTGACCCAGGAGATGGTTGATTCCATCTTTTCGTTCAGTGAACTCGGTTATCAGGAATTTGAGACCTCCAACTACGTCACCGGCATTCTGGAAAAGCACGGCTTCCGCGTCACGCGCGGGGTGGCCGGAATGCCCACGGCGTGGGTGGCCGAATGGGGCCAGGGAACTCCGGTCATCGGTTTCATGGCCGACATCGACGGGCTGCCGGAGACGTCGCAGACGCCGGGCGTCGCCTACCACAAGCCCCTGGTTGAAGGAGGGCCCGGCCATGGCGAGGGGCACAACGCGGGGCAGGCGGTGAACGTCACCGCCGCGCTGGTGGTGCAGGAGCTGATGAAGCGGCACGGCCTCCGCGGCACGCTCCGCGTGTATCCGGGCGTGGCCGAAGAGCTCGTCGGCAGCCGCACCTACATGGTGAACGCGGGCCTGTTCCGCGATCTCGACGTGATGTTGAGCTCGCACATCGCGGCTGAATTCGGCACGAACTATGGGCCGGTGGGGACGGGCCTGGTGAGCGTGGAATACACCTTCCGCGGCCGCAGCGCGCATTCGGCCGGCTCGCCCTGGGCGGGCCGCAGCGCGCTGGATGCCGTGGAGCTGATGAACGTCGGCTGGAATTACCGGCGCGAGCACCTGCGGCCGGAGCACCGGTCGCATTACGTGATCACGCAGGGCGGTGATCAGCCCAATGTCGTACCGCCGGTGGCGAAGGTCTGGTACTACTTCCGCGAATGGGAGTATGAGCGCATCCGGGAGCTGCACGAAATCGGCTCAAGGATCGCGCGCGCCGCAGCCATGATGACCGACACCGAGGTCAGCGAGCGCACCCTTGGCGCCGCCTGGCCGGGGCATTTCAACAAACCGCTGGCCGAAGCGCTGTATGCCAACATCCGGCGCGTCGGAATGCCGCAGTGGTCCGAGGCCGATCAGATGCTGGCCCGCGCGGCCCAGCGCGAGCTTCAGGTGAAAGAAGAGGGCCTGAAAACCGACGTTGCCGAGCTGCGCCCGCCCGACCCTTCGCGCCGCAGCTACGGGTCGGACGATATCGCGGAAGTGGGCTGGAACGTGCCGACAGTGGTATTGCGGTTCCCGGGCAATATTCCCGGAATGATTGCCCATCACTGGTCCAGCGGCATCTCGATGGCGACGCCGATTGCGCACAAGGGCGCCACGGCTGGCGCGAAGGCGCACGCGATGACCGCGCTCGACCTGCTGTTAAACCCGGACCTGGTGGCGGCGGCAAAGCAGTATTTCGCCGAGCAGACGAAAGAGCGCAAATGGCAACCGCTCATCCCGCCAGAGCAGAAGCCTCCGGTGGAAATGAACCGGGACAAGATGGAGCGCTTCCGGCCGCAGCTGCAGAAGCTGTACTACAATCCGGCGCGCCATGCCACCTATCTGGAGCAGCTTGGCGTCGAGTATCCGACGGTGAAGAAGCCGTGA